A DNA window from Aminiphilus circumscriptus DSM 16581 contains the following coding sequences:
- a CDS encoding UDP-N-acetylmuramoyl-tripeptide--D-alanyl-D-alanine ligase, translating to MTQASFWKRSEAAVATKGFLTGPDGVMPSMFRTDSREVQPGEGFAAIPGASVDGHRFVSDALSRGATFFVLQSDRRDLFSVDSFGNENAVLWVENTEKALEDMALAYLARFVPRRRIAVTGSVGKTTTKELVRNVLSPALRVHPAAKSHNTRIGCALTVLSMPVSTEVLLLEMGANAPGEIRELTETYEPDTAVITEISPAHLEGFGSIEGVLGAKWEITCSQQLRVLSYNYDNDLLRRRVETAGRPWRLFPIGYQVPSGQGVRILHAESRFDGMLPQLSVRYDVFGKVLDCSVPLFGIQHAYTAAFGFALGVAFEQPLEELVRRIGTMTPPQGRGVILFREGGGLLVDEAYNANPASLSVALDNLFAIRKKGEERVVAILGGMRELGRESPIWHERLLEKALRCDVVLLVGKEWEDVHVDGERGFRSNHVFRVANAEEALAVVESLLAPEDILLVKGSRHYELEKVVRGLTRRT from the coding sequence ATGACGCAGGCATCGTTCTGGAAGCGCAGCGAGGCGGCGGTGGCGACGAAAGGTTTCCTGACAGGGCCGGATGGTGTGATGCCATCGATGTTTCGGACCGACAGCAGGGAGGTGCAGCCAGGCGAGGGATTTGCCGCGATTCCCGGTGCCTCTGTGGATGGTCATCGCTTCGTCTCGGACGCTCTTTCGAGGGGTGCGACATTCTTCGTTCTGCAAAGCGACAGAAGGGATTTATTCTCCGTGGATTCTTTTGGCAACGAGAACGCTGTCCTTTGGGTGGAAAATACAGAAAAAGCCCTGGAGGACATGGCACTTGCCTATCTCGCACGTTTCGTACCTCGCCGGCGCATTGCTGTGACCGGAAGTGTAGGAAAAACCACTACCAAGGAGCTTGTGCGTAACGTCCTTTCTCCCGCTCTACGTGTCCATCCCGCTGCCAAGAGTCACAACACCCGGATAGGATGCGCGCTCACCGTGCTTTCCATGCCCGTTTCCACGGAAGTTCTCCTTTTGGAGATGGGTGCAAATGCTCCGGGAGAAATACGTGAGCTTACCGAAACCTATGAGCCCGATACAGCAGTGATTACCGAAATCTCTCCGGCGCACCTTGAAGGATTCGGTTCCATTGAGGGAGTTCTCGGTGCAAAATGGGAGATTACCTGTTCGCAGCAGCTTCGCGTCTTGTCCTATAATTATGATAATGATCTCCTGAGGAGGCGTGTGGAAACCGCTGGCCGACCTTGGCGACTGTTTCCCATAGGGTATCAGGTTCCCTCGGGGCAGGGAGTGCGTATTCTTCATGCGGAATCACGCTTTGACGGTATGCTTCCGCAATTGTCCGTTCGTTACGATGTTTTTGGAAAAGTTCTCGACTGTTCCGTGCCTCTTTTCGGCATCCAGCATGCCTATACTGCTGCCTTTGGATTCGCTCTGGGTGTTGCGTTCGAACAACCTTTGGAAGAGCTTGTCCGAAGGATCGGTACAATGACACCGCCGCAAGGCCGGGGAGTCATCCTCTTTCGAGAGGGGGGCGGATTGCTCGTCGATGAGGCCTACAACGCGAACCCAGCTTCTCTTTCGGTTGCGTTGGACAACCTTTTTGCAATAAGGAAGAAGGGAGAGGAGCGCGTCGTAGCCATCCTCGGAGGCATGCGTGAATTGGGTAGGGAGAGTCCGATTTGGCATGAGCGTCTCCTTGAAAAAGCGCTTCGTTGTGACGTTGTTCTTCTCGTGGGTAAGGAGTGGGAAGACGTCCATGTTGATGGAGAGCGCGGTTTCCGGAGTAATCACGTTTTCCGCGTTGCCAATGCCGAAGAGGCTCTTGCCGTGGTAGAATCCTTGCTTGCGCCGGAGGACATTCTCCTTGTCAAGGGATCCCGGCATTACGAACTGGAAAAGGTGGTGCGGGGATTGACCCGGAGGACATGA
- a CDS encoding UDP-N-acetylmuramoyl-L-alanyl-D-glutamate--2,6-diaminopimelate ligase, with amino-acid sequence MKYSLLCRELESKGIRIRTLHGEQDPSLENVVADHRQVSPGSLFCCIRGKKHDGRDFAELAAAAGAAAFLCEEPLSLPFPQILVSDIRKSLGYVAAALEGYPAEKLRMFAVTGTNGKTSSTYLLRSIFQAAGETCGLLGTITYNDGMVDEYAERTTPEASDIQHWLARMVRNRCSICVLEASSHGLMLGRLRGCLFEGALFTNLTSEHLDFHGTMEDYFEAKTLLFDEYTLKGWKGAVNVDDAYGRRLLSKYGNSLLGFGCTPGNGVAVYGSDISSTLEGVSGKLHFPGKSPIAFSVPLAGKFSLANALGAAALAYAVGIDPEMILVGLRNVPQIPGRMERFRTHSGFACIIDYAHSPDAMEKVLCALREICSGRIIVVFGSGGERYAENRPLIGKIMAELADRIVVTMDNPRNEDPAAIAQQNLEGIREAGGEERALVILEREEAVRTALDAAGPGDIVLLAGKGPERYILRENRRIPYSDKDAFLRWAKDRSISWE; translated from the coding sequence GTGAAATACTCTTTGTTGTGTCGAGAACTTGAGAGCAAAGGGATACGCATTCGTACCCTGCATGGGGAGCAGGACCCTTCTTTGGAGAATGTCGTGGCCGACCACAGGCAGGTTTCTCCGGGCTCCCTCTTCTGCTGCATCCGAGGGAAAAAACATGATGGTCGGGATTTCGCAGAATTGGCCGCAGCCGCAGGGGCTGCGGCTTTCCTGTGTGAAGAGCCTCTCTCGTTGCCATTCCCCCAGATTCTTGTGTCGGATATTCGCAAGTCGCTTGGGTACGTTGCTGCCGCACTGGAAGGCTACCCAGCGGAAAAACTGCGCATGTTTGCGGTTACGGGTACGAATGGAAAAACCTCTTCCACATATCTTTTACGCTCAATTTTTCAAGCAGCGGGGGAGACCTGTGGTCTCCTGGGAACAATCACCTACAATGACGGCATGGTGGATGAGTATGCAGAGCGGACTACACCTGAGGCGAGCGATATTCAACACTGGTTGGCGCGTATGGTGAGGAACAGGTGCTCCATTTGTGTTCTTGAAGCGTCCTCTCATGGTTTAATGCTCGGTAGACTCCGTGGCTGTCTCTTTGAAGGTGCACTTTTTACAAATCTCACATCGGAACATTTAGATTTTCATGGAACAATGGAGGATTATTTCGAGGCAAAAACGCTGCTTTTCGATGAATATACCTTGAAAGGCTGGAAAGGCGCAGTGAATGTAGATGACGCCTATGGAAGACGCCTCCTGTCGAAATACGGGAACTCCTTGTTGGGATTTGGCTGTACACCTGGAAATGGTGTCGCCGTGTACGGAAGCGACATTTCCTCGACGCTCGAAGGAGTGTCCGGTAAACTTCATTTTCCTGGCAAATCCCCAATTGCCTTCTCCGTTCCCCTTGCAGGGAAATTCAGCCTTGCAAATGCCTTGGGTGCGGCGGCCCTGGCTTATGCGGTAGGTATTGATCCGGAGATGATTCTTGTCGGTCTGCGGAATGTTCCTCAGATTCCGGGGCGGATGGAGCGGTTTCGAACGCACAGCGGGTTCGCGTGTATCATTGATTACGCCCACAGTCCGGATGCGATGGAGAAAGTGCTTTGTGCACTTCGAGAGATCTGTTCCGGACGTATTATTGTGGTGTTCGGATCAGGTGGGGAACGCTACGCAGAAAATCGACCCCTCATAGGGAAAATAATGGCCGAGTTGGCAGATCGCATTGTTGTTACCATGGACAATCCAAGAAACGAGGATCCCGCAGCGATAGCGCAACAGAATTTGGAGGGAATACGCGAAGCCGGTGGTGAAGAACGAGCCCTCGTTATTCTCGAACGAGAAGAGGCAGTTCGCACCGCTTTGGATGCGGCAGGTCCGGGTGACATCGTTCTTCTTGCAGGAAAGGGACCGGAGCGCTACATTCTTCGGGAAAACCGAAGAATTCCCTACAGCGACAAGGATGCTTTTTTACGTTGGGCGAAAGATAGGAGTATTTCATGGGAATGA
- a CDS encoding peptidoglycan D,D-transpeptidase FtsI family protein, which translates to MAQAKKQYWAQVTVSTSRGTIFDRNGIPLAISIPSISFFVDPQEWKAESAQQLKGKFEESTIRKLSGALRGRFHWVARKIDGERGEELKKLKLEGLFTMKEQKRVYPHGSSLSHILGYCDIDDNGLSGIERAWNSVLFSPPQVRIVVRTAGGETLDLLSPLAEITAPRAGKVILTVDARIQHIMEEIVEKAAVRENVSWAAAVCLDPNSGAVKGMVSWPSFDANKRETLEVAEAKRNNVIGRVYEPGSTLKPVIMGIALEHGYVSKGEIFHNCPGRIKVADTTIREVQGRAHGTQTLTDVLVNSSNVGMAMIGMRFRTQQMYETLTQWGFGRRTNIELPGEEEGLVYTPERWYGAIPSNIAIGQGIAVTPLQLATAISAIVNGGTLLQPYLVQEASDGSGKKIYEGRRTPRGQVLSEETAAWLRNAMREVILRGTGKRANVQGVSVSGKTGTAQIAEKGKYLEHRYVASFVGFWPSDKPENVLLVILGEPKAGKDMGGLIAAPLFKEIVEAMLLLDAEMVTPITENR; encoded by the coding sequence GTGGCGCAGGCGAAAAAACAGTACTGGGCGCAAGTGACGGTGAGCACAAGTAGAGGTACCATCTTTGACCGAAATGGTATTCCACTGGCGATTTCCATTCCAAGCATCAGCTTCTTCGTTGACCCTCAGGAATGGAAAGCCGAATCGGCGCAGCAGTTGAAAGGAAAATTCGAGGAAAGCACGATACGGAAACTTTCGGGGGCTCTCCGAGGGCGGTTTCATTGGGTGGCGCGAAAAATCGACGGAGAACGTGGCGAAGAACTGAAAAAACTCAAATTGGAAGGTCTTTTCACCATGAAAGAGCAGAAAAGAGTCTATCCGCACGGTTCTTCTCTGTCTCATATTCTGGGGTATTGCGATATCGACGACAATGGGCTTTCCGGCATTGAGCGAGCGTGGAACAGTGTCCTTTTTTCTCCACCCCAGGTGCGGATCGTCGTGAGAACTGCGGGAGGAGAAACGCTGGATCTCCTGTCGCCTCTTGCAGAAATTACCGCTCCAAGGGCAGGCAAAGTCATTCTCACTGTAGATGCGCGAATCCAACATATAATGGAGGAAATTGTCGAAAAGGCGGCAGTGAGAGAGAACGTCTCCTGGGCGGCGGCGGTCTGTCTCGATCCCAACTCCGGTGCTGTCAAAGGTATGGTGAGTTGGCCTTCTTTCGACGCCAACAAGAGGGAAACACTTGAGGTTGCCGAGGCGAAACGGAACAATGTCATTGGTCGCGTCTACGAACCAGGGTCGACACTCAAACCCGTTATAATGGGGATTGCCCTTGAGCATGGTTACGTCTCCAAAGGGGAAATCTTTCACAATTGTCCTGGCAGGATCAAAGTAGCGGATACAACTATTCGCGAAGTTCAGGGAAGAGCCCACGGTACACAAACGCTCACGGATGTTCTTGTCAATTCGAGCAATGTCGGCATGGCTATGATCGGGATGCGTTTCCGCACGCAGCAGATGTACGAGACCCTTACACAGTGGGGTTTTGGAAGACGGACCAACATTGAACTTCCGGGAGAAGAAGAAGGGCTCGTATACACCCCTGAACGCTGGTACGGGGCGATTCCGTCCAATATAGCCATCGGCCAGGGAATCGCTGTCACTCCGCTTCAGCTGGCTACCGCCATCAGTGCTATCGTCAATGGAGGAACACTGCTTCAGCCCTACCTCGTGCAAGAGGCGTCTGATGGATCGGGGAAAAAAATCTATGAAGGACGGAGAACCCCCAGGGGGCAGGTGTTAAGCGAAGAAACGGCTGCGTGGTTACGAAATGCCATGCGAGAAGTCATTCTTCGCGGGACTGGAAAACGGGCGAACGTGCAAGGTGTTTCCGTCTCCGGAAAGACGGGTACTGCCCAAATTGCAGAAAAAGGCAAGTACCTGGAACATCGATATGTGGCCTCTTTCGTCGGTTTCTGGCCCTCGGATAAACCGGAGAACGTCTTGTTGGTCATTTTGGGAGAACCCAAAGCCGGAAAGGACATGGGCGGGCTTATTGCAGCCCCGCTCTTCAAAGAAATCGTTGAGGCGATGCTTCTTCTGGATGCTGAGATGGTAACTCCGATCACTGAAAATCGATGA
- the rsmH gene encoding 16S rRNA (cytosine(1402)-N(4))-methyltransferase RsmH has protein sequence MHHTPVLLGKVMEILEECACYGNVVDATLGLGGHAERILSSRKEVRLLGIDRDEEALQFAKERLASFGERFVAVQGNFRNLETLVCDQGFSPAKAILFDLGVSNFQLSEPRRGFSFQNEGPLDMRMGPDASLTAEAVLNTASCGELTRIFRDYGEERHAYLMAKLICAERERSGGLHTTTDVVEVLRRGLPAPMQRKMGGHPARKLFQALRIHVNDELGALNAALEQCSRIVSGGSVVVFVSYHSLEDRLVKQAFRKWETEGLGKRWNRKLLVADDEEIDANYKARSAKLRGFIFSA, from the coding sequence ATGCATCACACCCCGGTGCTTCTTGGAAAAGTTATGGAAATATTGGAAGAGTGCGCCTGTTACGGAAATGTTGTGGATGCGACTCTTGGGCTCGGAGGACATGCGGAACGAATTCTTTCTTCCCGAAAAGAGGTTCGCCTGCTCGGTATCGATCGGGATGAAGAGGCGTTGCAATTTGCCAAGGAAAGGCTGGCGTCTTTTGGAGAGCGATTTGTCGCTGTCCAGGGTAATTTCCGAAATTTGGAGACCCTGGTCTGTGATCAGGGCTTTTCTCCGGCAAAGGCAATCCTTTTTGACCTTGGAGTGTCAAATTTCCAACTTTCGGAACCTCGGCGTGGCTTTTCGTTTCAGAACGAGGGGCCTCTCGATATGCGAATGGGACCTGATGCGTCATTGACTGCTGAAGCAGTCTTGAATACGGCATCTTGCGGCGAGTTGACGCGCATTTTTCGCGATTATGGAGAAGAACGACATGCTTACCTCATGGCAAAGCTCATCTGTGCCGAAAGGGAGCGAAGCGGGGGACTGCACACCACGACGGATGTTGTGGAGGTGCTTCGAAGAGGTTTGCCCGCGCCAATGCAGCGAAAAATGGGTGGGCATCCTGCTCGGAAGCTTTTTCAAGCGCTTCGGATCCATGTCAACGACGAGTTAGGAGCTTTGAATGCAGCTTTGGAGCAGTGTTCCCGCATCGTGAGTGGGGGATCTGTCGTCGTTTTTGTGAGCTATCACTCCCTTGAGGATCGTCTCGTCAAACAGGCTTTTCGCAAGTGGGAGACTGAGGGCTTAGGGAAGAGATGGAATCGAAAGCTTCTTGTTGCCGATGATGAGGAAATCGATGCGAACTACAAGGCAAGGAGTGCCAAACTAAGAGGGTTTATCTTTTCCGCGTAG
- the mraZ gene encoding division/cell wall cluster transcriptional repressor MraZ, giving the protein MFVGMYEHRLDEKGRIVLPSRFRQGLGRDVVASAGMQRCVAIYPQTGWESLLEKLEALPLPRAQLKDFMRVLFATANEIQLDGAGRMLLSPFLREHAALNQELCIIGNGDHVEIWDRERWMRHQEKVLAEDFSAIARELGGL; this is encoded by the coding sequence ATGTTTGTGGGGATGTATGAGCATCGCCTTGACGAGAAAGGCCGTATCGTTCTCCCTTCCAGGTTTCGCCAGGGATTGGGGCGTGATGTCGTTGCCAGTGCCGGCATGCAGCGTTGCGTTGCCATCTATCCTCAGACAGGTTGGGAATCCCTTCTCGAAAAATTAGAAGCCTTGCCTCTCCCAAGAGCACAACTCAAGGATTTCATGCGGGTTCTCTTTGCAACGGCCAACGAAATCCAACTTGACGGTGCGGGGCGAATGCTCCTTTCTCCATTTCTTCGTGAACATGCTGCGTTGAATCAAGAGCTTTGCATCATCGGCAACGGTGATCATGTGGAAATATGGGATCGTGAACGTTGGATGCGCCATCAGGAAAAAGTTCTGGCTGAAGATTTCTCCGCCATTGCCAGAGAGCTTGGAGGGCTCTGA
- a CDS encoding CheR family methyltransferase: MIEKTYPAPPEYDVFKRKVRELTGIDLDSYKFQIHRRVHMLMQRWGITDYDMFFKTLSQNGDKLREFLDYLTINVSEFFRNPNRWWELKDQIIPTLLRERNDKKLRIWSAGAATGEEPYSLGILSLECGLVIPPKVKASDIDAGALKKAEEGLYHKRQLVSVPPAWLERHFSPVDAETFRIKPSVKERVQFVRENLIEDKFEEGMDIILCRNVVIYFSPETKLKLYEKFFHALRPGGYLMVGSTEQIFEYRRLGFESAGPFLYRRPK; the protein is encoded by the coding sequence GTGATCGAAAAAACGTACCCCGCTCCGCCGGAATACGATGTCTTTAAGAGGAAGGTCAGAGAACTGACTGGCATCGATCTAGACTCGTACAAGTTCCAGATCCATCGCCGTGTCCACATGCTGATGCAACGATGGGGAATCACCGATTATGACATGTTTTTCAAAACACTTTCTCAAAACGGAGACAAGCTCCGCGAATTCCTCGACTACCTGACGATCAACGTCTCGGAATTTTTCAGAAACCCGAACAGATGGTGGGAGCTCAAGGACCAGATCATCCCCACGTTATTGCGCGAACGCAACGACAAAAAACTGCGCATCTGGAGCGCCGGAGCCGCAACGGGAGAAGAACCCTATTCTCTCGGTATCCTTTCCCTCGAATGTGGTCTTGTCATTCCTCCAAAGGTCAAGGCCTCCGATATCGACGCGGGAGCGTTGAAAAAAGCGGAAGAGGGGCTTTATCATAAGCGGCAGCTCGTCAGCGTGCCTCCCGCGTGGCTGGAGCGCCACTTTTCTCCGGTGGATGCGGAAACCTTCAGAATCAAACCTTCCGTCAAGGAGCGCGTGCAATTCGTCCGAGAAAATCTCATTGAGGACAAATTCGAAGAAGGAATGGACATCATTCTTTGTCGCAATGTCGTGATCTATTTCTCGCCGGAGACAAAGCTGAAGCTCTATGAAAAATTCTTCCACGCCCTTCGTCCCGGAGGATATCTCATGGTCGGCTCCACCGAACAGATTTTCGAATACCGGCGTCTTGGGTTCGAGTCTGCGGGACCGTTTCTCTATCGCCGTCCCAAATAG
- a CDS encoding gamma carbonic anhydrase family protein yields MNGEGPLFSYDGLFPKTEEAAFIAASSVLVGDVRVGKDASVWFASVLRGDINFIEVGDSSNVQDGCLLHVTRELPVLVGKRVTLGHGVILHGCRIEDDCLIGMGATVLDGAVVGEGSIIAARALVPEGRFVPPGSLVMGIPGKTVRSLVPEEILHIREHAETYVTLARSYLGRR; encoded by the coding sequence GTGAATGGAGAAGGACCGCTTTTTTCCTATGACGGCCTGTTTCCCAAGACGGAGGAGGCGGCGTTTATTGCCGCCTCCTCCGTTCTCGTGGGAGATGTTCGTGTCGGCAAGGATGCAAGCGTGTGGTTCGCTTCGGTATTACGAGGCGACATCAATTTCATTGAGGTTGGAGATTCTTCCAATGTGCAGGACGGGTGTCTCCTGCACGTCACCAGGGAATTGCCTGTCCTGGTGGGGAAGCGGGTCACTCTGGGGCATGGCGTGATCCTGCACGGTTGTCGGATCGAAGACGATTGTCTCATCGGTATGGGCGCCACAGTGCTCGACGGAGCGGTCGTCGGGGAGGGAAGCATCATTGCCGCAAGAGCACTTGTCCCCGAGGGAAGGTTTGTTCCTCCAGGATCGCTCGTCATGGGAATTCCCGGCAAGACGGTGCGATCGCTTGTGCCCGAAGAGATCCTGCATATCCGGGAACATGCCGAAACCTATGTGACGCTCGCACGAAGCTATTTGGGACGGCGATAG
- a CDS encoding V-type ATP synthase subunit D, with the protein MAKQLTVNPNRMELSRLKKRLVVAKRGHKLLKDKQDALIKEFLKRAREVKDMRERAEEELLACYRNFLLARAQTLPVMLEQALLISGSVCTLTRTQRNVMSVLIPEYTVHQEGNVFNYGLATSTGSLDVALERFSRLIPKLITLAAEEKALQLMAKEIERTRRRVNALEHVLIPSFVETIRFITMKLDEQERANLSRLMRIKEIVRSH; encoded by the coding sequence ATGGCAAAGCAGCTGACCGTCAATCCGAATAGGATGGAGCTCTCCCGCCTCAAAAAACGTCTCGTTGTGGCGAAGCGGGGGCACAAACTGCTGAAGGACAAGCAGGATGCGCTCATCAAGGAATTTCTGAAACGAGCACGGGAAGTCAAAGATATGCGTGAACGTGCGGAAGAAGAGCTTCTGGCTTGTTACCGGAATTTCCTCTTGGCCAGAGCCCAGACACTTCCTGTCATGCTGGAACAGGCGTTGCTCATTTCCGGTTCCGTGTGCACCCTGACGCGAACGCAGCGGAACGTGATGAGTGTGCTTATACCGGAGTATACGGTGCATCAGGAAGGCAATGTTTTCAATTACGGGCTCGCCACCTCCACGGGAAGCCTTGACGTGGCATTGGAGCGTTTTTCTCGTCTCATTCCAAAATTGATCACGTTGGCCGCCGAGGAAAAGGCTCTCCAGCTCATGGCAAAGGAAATCGAACGGACGCGTCGCCGTGTCAACGCTCTGGAACATGTGTTGATTCCCTCTTTTGTGGAGACGATCCGGTTCATCACCATGAAGTTGGACGAACAGGAGAGGGCGAATCTAAGTCGCCTCATGCGAATTAAGGAGATCGTCCGGTCTCATTGA